The following is a genomic window from Desulfatibacillum aliphaticivorans DSM 15576.
CCCTGCATCTAAGTCAAAGCGGCGTTTTGTCGGTTGGAGATCGGAAAATCAGCCTGGCCGGCTATGACAGGGTGTTCGTTGTTGGAGCGGGCAAAGCCGCCTGTCCCATGGCCCGAGCCCTGGAAAAGACCCTGCCCCATATCACGGAAGGCCAGATCGTCACTAAATACGGGCATGTCATGCCCTTGGATTTCGTCAAAATCGTCGAAGGCGGGCATCCTGTACCTGACGCCAACGGGATGCTGGGCGCCCGGGCGATCATCGGCCTGCTGGAAGGCCTTACGGAAAGGGACCTGGTTTTTTGCGTGATTTCGGGCGGAGGCTCGGCCCTGCTGCCTTTGCCGGCCAAAGGCCTGACGCTGGCTCAAAAACAGGAAGCCACCTCGGCTCTGCTGGCTTGCGGCGCTCCCATCCAGGAAATGAACGCCATCAGAAAGCACCTTTCCGCGGTCAAAGGCGGGCAACTGGTGCGGATCGCCCATCCTGCAACCATGATCTCCCTGGTGCTGTCCGATGTGATCGGAGACGATCTGGACATCATCGCCTCGGGCCCTACCACGCCCGACCCGGACACCTTCCAACGGTGCCTGGAGATTATCGACCGTCACCAGATGTGTTTGAACTTTCCCGCTGAGGTCATGGGGCACCTTGAACGGGGAGCGGCCGGAGATCTGCCCGAAACGCCCAAGCCGGGAGATCCGATGTTCAACCACGCCCATACCCTGATCGTAGGATCTTCGCGTCAGTCTTTGCTTCAGGCGCGAGACAAAGCCAAGGGCTTGGGATACAATACCATGATTCTTTCCTCCTTAATTGACGGAGAAGCCCAGGACGTGGCCAAGGTGCACGCTGGCATCGCCAAGGAAATCCTGGCCACGGGCAATCCCTTGCAACGGCCCGCCTGCGTCCTTTCCGGCGGCGAAACCACCGTGACCATCAAGGGAAAAGGCAAAGGCGGACGCAACATGGAGTTCGCCCTGGCGGCGGCCATCGCCATACAGGGCGTGGAAGGCGCCCTGCTGTTTTCCGCAGGAACCGACGGCACGGACGGTCCCACGGACGCAG
Proteins encoded in this region:
- a CDS encoding glycerate kinase type-2 family protein, translated to MTQILREHAMEIFRAGLAAADPEQAVLKALHLSQSGVLSVGDRKISLAGYDRVFVVGAGKAACPMARALEKTLPHITEGQIVTKYGHVMPLDFVKIVEGGHPVPDANGMLGARAIIGLLEGLTERDLVFCVISGGGSALLPLPAKGLTLAQKQEATSALLACGAPIQEMNAIRKHLSAVKGGQLVRIAHPATMISLVLSDVIGDDLDIIASGPTTPDPDTFQRCLEIIDRHQMCLNFPAEVMGHLERGAAGDLPETPKPGDPMFNHAHTLIVGSSRQSLLQARDKAKGLGYNTMILSSLIDGEAQDVAKVHAGIAKEILATGNPLQRPACVLSGGETTVTIKGKGKGGRNMEFALAAAIAIQGVEGALLFSAGTDGTDGPTDAAGAYCDGGTCSRAEAMGLDPHDYLLRNDSYNFFKKTEELVITGPTMTNVMDLRLILIS